One segment of Leeia aquatica DNA contains the following:
- a CDS encoding class I SAM-dependent methyltransferase — translation MSARPCRICQHPTQGVNDFGRMPLGNGFLPPDAMQGEYFYHMQTAFCPSCHMFQLVDQPAAEAMFNEHYHFFSGTSRVMAEHFRQFAELVKSRYLSEQPMVMEIGSNDGIMLQHFAQAGIAHLGIEPSSNVADAARARGMNVISAFFDDALAAELVQQYGQVDAFLGANVMCHIPDLDQVAAGVKRLLKPRGVLMFEDPYLGDVIEKTSYDQIYDEHVYLFAVGSLTTLFARHQLEIIDVMPQTTHGGSMRYVVAHQGAYTVSEAVHHQREKEAALGLHLPETYDRFRQQVMQSRDDLVALLKRLKAEGKRVVGYGATSKSTTILNYCGIGPDLIEFISDTTPIKQGKLTPGMHIPVRPYEAFSERWPDYAVLFAWNHAAEIMAKEQAFVQAGGRFIRFVPRVEIL, via the coding sequence ATGAGCGCCAGACCCTGCCGTATCTGCCAACACCCCACCCAAGGGGTCAACGACTTCGGACGCATGCCGCTGGGCAATGGCTTTCTGCCGCCAGACGCAATGCAGGGTGAATACTTCTATCACATGCAGACGGCGTTCTGCCCCAGCTGCCATATGTTCCAGCTGGTGGATCAGCCTGCTGCAGAGGCGATGTTCAACGAGCATTACCACTTTTTCTCTGGCACCTCACGGGTGATGGCCGAGCACTTCCGCCAGTTTGCCGAGCTGGTGAAGTCGCGCTACCTCAGCGAGCAGCCGATGGTGATGGAAATCGGCAGCAACGACGGCATCATGCTGCAGCATTTTGCCCAGGCCGGGATTGCTCATCTGGGGATTGAGCCGTCGAGCAATGTGGCGGATGCCGCCCGCGCACGAGGCATGAACGTGATCAGCGCTTTCTTTGATGATGCGCTGGCTGCGGAACTGGTGCAGCAATACGGGCAGGTGGATGCCTTCCTCGGGGCCAATGTCATGTGCCATATTCCGGACCTCGATCAGGTGGCCGCAGGGGTCAAGCGCTTGCTGAAGCCACGTGGCGTGTTGATGTTTGAAGACCCCTATCTGGGCGATGTCATCGAAAAGACATCGTACGACCAGATTTACGACGAGCACGTCTACCTGTTCGCCGTAGGCTCGCTCACTACCCTGTTTGCACGGCACCAGCTGGAAATCATCGACGTGATGCCGCAGACCACGCACGGCGGCTCCATGCGCTATGTGGTGGCGCACCAGGGCGCGTACACCGTCAGCGAGGCCGTACACCACCAGCGTGAGAAGGAAGCTGCGTTGGGGCTGCACCTGCCGGAGACCTACGACCGCTTCCGGCAGCAGGTGATGCAGTCGCGGGACGATCTGGTGGCCCTGCTCAAGCGGCTTAAGGCCGAGGGTAAGCGGGTGGTGGGCTATGGCGCAACGTCGAAGAGCACCACCATCCTCAATTACTGCGGCATTGGCCCGGACCTGATCGAGTTCATCTCCGACACCACGCCGATCAAGCAAGGCAAGCTGACCCCGGGCATGCACATTCCAGTGCGGCCCTATGAAGCGTTCAGCGAGCGCTGGCCGGATTACGCCGTACTGTTTGCCTGGAACCATGCCGCCGAGATCATGGCCAAGGAGCAGGCATTTGTGCAGGCAGGAGGCCGCTTCATCCGTTTTGTGCCCAGAGTGGAGATCCTCTGA